In Streptomyces sp. NBC_01426, one genomic interval encodes:
- a CDS encoding HD domain-containing protein: MADETANAQGTAGFVFEMGVLKNAKRTGWWFTGNNNPESIAEHSFRVGIIGSVLAMMEGADAGKVALMCLFHDTQETRLGDIPHIGRRYIEAATNQTVTADQVSAAHPSVQAGVQRIVDEYESGSSLEVLVAHDADKLECLVQAVEYRAQGYAEVQDWIDTSLASLKTASAQALAEAALTMPPLQWRRTFLER, translated from the coding sequence ATGGCAGACGAGACGGCGAACGCGCAGGGCACGGCCGGATTCGTCTTCGAGATGGGTGTCTTGAAGAACGCGAAGCGCACCGGTTGGTGGTTCACCGGGAACAACAACCCGGAGTCGATCGCCGAGCACAGCTTCCGCGTCGGGATCATCGGCTCCGTTCTCGCGATGATGGAAGGCGCGGACGCCGGCAAGGTCGCGCTGATGTGCCTGTTCCACGACACACAGGAGACCCGCCTCGGCGACATCCCGCACATCGGCCGCCGCTACATCGAAGCCGCCACGAACCAGACCGTGACCGCGGACCAGGTCTCCGCCGCCCACCCGTCGGTCCAGGCCGGTGTGCAGCGGATCGTGGACGAGTACGAGAGCGGAAGCTCCCTCGAAGTCCTCGTTGCCCACGACGCCGACAAGCTGGAGTGCCTGGTGCAGGCGGTGGAGTACCGGGCGCAGGGGTACGCCGAGGTCCAGGACTGGATCGACACCTCTCTTGCCAGCCTGAAGACGGCCTCGGCGCAGGCTCTGGCGGAGGCCGCGCTGACGATGCCGCCGCTCCAGTGGCGCCGCACCTTCCTGGAACGCTGA
- a CDS encoding helix-turn-helix domain-containing protein, giving the protein MNSESHSRLRTGLISGFVLRAARTSIPATQQGLAELLAVDLATVQGWESGRRPLAHMRAGALLGMRRRLAVLGAGPSVLALLDPAMDADRIITAVLASGDDAPHPLGEWVHNRQTAHMLAWALTGTAPSSMANLLAAPRRGPAATAPLLDADARRVFFDRLRNTAETASRTDTGGILLQRQALYLSSYDRSPQAVAWTAHTLHAGRGALTGRGWTPRWAEARSTAAALARLGDPVPLWDFIERAMADDDDGEAANLNYWAYWLGVAHQPQADDAFMRDRDLTGLDPVALLRALADGMHFAPGYVDLYTHSMWSLLHAHPWLPEALPSLSVSLARRLDRLLDEGGISPRSRRELASIHYVLHQNR; this is encoded by the coding sequence ATGAACAGCGAATCGCATTCGCGCTTACGCACGGGTCTCATCAGCGGCTTCGTACTGCGCGCCGCCCGGACGTCGATCCCGGCCACCCAACAGGGTCTCGCCGAGCTCTTGGCGGTGGATCTGGCGACCGTGCAGGGCTGGGAGTCGGGACGCCGGCCCCTGGCGCACATGCGGGCCGGCGCGCTCCTCGGCATGCGCCGCCGACTGGCCGTGCTGGGAGCCGGCCCGAGCGTCCTCGCTCTCCTGGACCCCGCGATGGACGCCGACCGCATCATCACGGCCGTCCTCGCCTCCGGCGACGATGCCCCACATCCCCTCGGCGAGTGGGTCCACAACCGCCAGACCGCCCACATGCTCGCCTGGGCGCTCACCGGCACCGCGCCATCCTCCATGGCCAACCTCCTTGCCGCGCCCCGCAGAGGCCCGGCCGCCACCGCACCGCTCCTCGACGCCGACGCCCGGCGCGTCTTCTTCGACCGGTTGCGGAACACAGCCGAGACCGCCTCCCGGACCGACACCGGCGGAATCCTTCTGCAACGTCAAGCCCTCTACCTGTCCTCCTACGACCGCTCCCCGCAGGCGGTGGCATGGACCGCGCACACCCTGCACGCCGGGCGCGGAGCACTGACCGGACGCGGGTGGACGCCGCGCTGGGCCGAAGCCCGCTCGACCGCTGCCGCTCTCGCCCGTCTGGGCGACCCGGTGCCTCTGTGGGACTTCATCGAGCGGGCGATGGCCGACGACGACGACGGCGAGGCCGCGAACCTGAACTACTGGGCGTACTGGCTTGGCGTCGCCCACCAGCCGCAGGCCGACGACGCGTTCATGCGCGATCGGGACCTCACCGGCCTGGATCCCGTCGCCCTCCTACGGGCCCTCGCCGACGGCATGCACTTCGCCCCCGGCTACGTCGATCTCTACACGCATTCGATGTGGTCGCTGCTGCACGCGCACCCCTGGCTGCCCGAGGCCCTCCCGTCCTTGTCGGTGTCGCTCGCCCGGCGGCTGGACAGACTCCTGGACGAAGGCGGGATCTCGCCGAGATCCAGACGTGAACTCGCCTCCATCCACTACGTTTTGCACCAGAACCGATGA
- a CDS encoding DUF6415 family natural product biosynthesis protein — protein sequence MPELTVARADGTTTALPVDVTLISETISLVLASRDWTPDRTVCAAWHRWLAGHLRLLAPIAVEQAPHWSDPEHMRLVEVTAAAVAKNLEGGLPADRHTAYVHVQELARECLGLLGLVLDQPRGGR from the coding sequence GTGCCCGAGCTGACCGTGGCCCGTGCCGACGGCACCACCACCGCCCTGCCGGTCGACGTGACCCTGATCAGCGAGACGATCTCCCTGGTCCTGGCGTCCCGGGACTGGACTCCAGACCGGACGGTGTGCGCGGCCTGGCATCGCTGGCTCGCGGGACACCTGCGTCTCCTCGCCCCGATCGCCGTGGAGCAGGCCCCGCACTGGAGCGATCCGGAGCACATGCGCCTGGTGGAGGTGACGGCCGCGGCTGTGGCCAAGAACCTTGAGGGCGGACTTCCCGCCGACCGGCACACCGCGTACGTCCACGTTCAGGAGCTGGCCCGCGAATGCCTGGGGCTTCTCGGGCTCGTCTTGGACCAGCCGCGGGGCGGGCGATGA
- a CDS encoding 3-dehydroquinate synthase family protein, translated as MVIPQARAEGIRVTPRGDGLTAYVTRQDTTHIQVSDSGFVSTVAQLARRGDFILLDGGVHEAWAGALEPALTPGRFLVVPPGEAGKSLARAERIITALHEAGVDRRTTLTAVGGGVLCDLSGLVAALYFRGVRAVYVPTTLLAMIDAAIGGKTGVNHPRQKNLIGVFSHPAEVHIRLDSLATLPLPQLTAAYGEALKIAIVDDPDLFELLAGPRGNQPVTPVLRTIVRRCVARKLQLLGSNAFERDLERSLNLGHTVAHPLEDITAFRISHGAAVGIGIAVASHISHARGLLTTTDFQRILNAMDHLGLPVMDRDFDEQRLADRVRDLTLQRGGISLHYVLPTAIGKVAFTDSVATTELLAAVTGLRTRQRGSL; from the coding sequence ATGGTCATCCCTCAGGCCCGGGCGGAAGGCATTCGTGTCACGCCCCGCGGCGACGGTCTGACCGCGTACGTCACGCGGCAGGACACCACGCACATTCAGGTCAGCGACAGCGGCTTCGTGAGCACGGTCGCCCAGCTGGCCCGCCGGGGAGACTTCATTCTTCTCGACGGGGGCGTACACGAGGCCTGGGCGGGCGCCTTGGAGCCGGCCCTGACCCCGGGGCGCTTCCTGGTGGTTCCGCCCGGCGAGGCAGGCAAGAGCCTGGCCCGGGCCGAGCGGATCATCACCGCTCTCCACGAGGCCGGAGTCGACAGACGGACCACGCTGACCGCCGTCGGAGGCGGAGTGCTCTGTGACCTCTCCGGCCTGGTCGCGGCCCTCTACTTCCGGGGTGTGCGTGCCGTCTACGTACCCACCACCCTGCTGGCGATGATCGACGCCGCGATCGGTGGCAAGACGGGCGTCAACCATCCCCGCCAGAAGAATCTCATCGGAGTCTTCTCGCATCCTGCCGAGGTCCACATCCGTCTGGACTCGCTGGCCACACTGCCCCTGCCTCAGCTGACGGCCGCCTACGGCGAGGCGCTCAAGATCGCCATCGTCGACGACCCGGATCTCTTCGAGCTGCTGGCTGGACCGCGGGGCAACCAGCCCGTCACCCCTGTCCTGCGGACGATCGTGCGGCGGTGCGTAGCCCGAAAGCTGCAACTGCTCGGCTCGAACGCCTTCGAGCGCGACCTGGAGCGCTCTCTCAACCTCGGGCACACCGTTGCCCACCCCCTGGAGGACATCACCGCCTTCCGGATCTCCCACGGAGCGGCGGTCGGCATCGGTATCGCCGTGGCCTCGCACATCTCTCACGCCCGCGGGCTGCTCACCACGACGGACTTCCAGCGGATCCTGAACGCGATGGACCACCTCGGCCTACCCGTCATGGACCGGGACTTCGACGAGCAGCGCTTGGCGGACCGAGTCCGCGACCTCACCCTCCAACGGGGAGGAATCTCCCTGCACTACGTCCTGCCCACGGCCATCGGCAAGGTCGCCTTCACCGACAGTGTCGCCACCACCGAGCTCCTGGCCGCCGTGACCGGCCTGCGCACCCGTCAGAGAGGATCCCTGTGA
- a CDS encoding flavoprotein, whose product MSHRAKHLLLGISGSSAATATPELVAEAADHADRITVVATPTAAGLFLADGLPFPLFTDELWKAETENPLHVRLLEEVDWFVVAPATATTLARVATGAADTLLAALILAHGPGIYFQPSMNLRMWNNPATRRNIASLTADGHHILPTEPTESLTSDEPTAVGAIPGTVLSAAASHRGRHAM is encoded by the coding sequence ATGAGCCACAGGGCCAAACATCTCCTGCTCGGCATCAGCGGATCCAGCGCGGCAACGGCCACACCGGAACTCGTCGCGGAAGCCGCCGACCACGCCGACCGCATCACCGTCGTCGCGACACCCACCGCGGCCGGCCTGTTTCTTGCCGACGGCCTCCCCTTTCCGCTCTTCACGGATGAACTCTGGAAGGCCGAGACCGAGAACCCCCTGCACGTAAGGCTCTTGGAGGAAGTCGACTGGTTCGTCGTGGCACCCGCCACGGCGACGACCCTCGCCCGGGTGGCCACCGGCGCCGCCGACACCCTCCTCGCCGCGCTCATCCTGGCTCACGGCCCCGGAATCTATTTCCAGCCCTCCATGAACCTGCGCATGTGGAACAACCCGGCCACCCGGCGGAACATCGCCTCACTCACGGCGGACGGCCACCACATTCTGCCCACCGAACCCACCGAATCCCTCACCAGCGACGAACCGACCGCGGTGGGCGCCATTCCCGGAACGGTCCTCTCCGCGGCGGCCTCGCACCGCGGCCGCCACGCCATGTAG
- a CDS encoding uridine kinase family protein — translation MNEHPSPPVLLIGGGAGSGKTALARALAENIPGAGLIHLDLCYHNDPNLAPSVPRFDGPGRVVDFSNPAALDLARIRTALDHQSDAALIIVEGTFALTLPELTPPATWTVYVDTPADIRIVRKTLRKLEEGRDVKPGLLGYLASARSYARHVRPTRDMAQLVLDGTLPLPDLVAQVEKHLAGN, via the coding sequence GTGAACGAGCACCCCTCGCCCCCCGTTCTGCTCATCGGCGGCGGCGCCGGCTCCGGCAAGACCGCCCTTGCCCGCGCCCTCGCCGAGAACATTCCCGGCGCCGGCCTGATCCACCTCGACCTCTGCTACCACAACGACCCGAATCTGGCACCAAGCGTTCCTCGCTTCGATGGCCCGGGCCGGGTGGTCGACTTCAGCAACCCCGCAGCTCTCGACCTCGCGCGGATCCGCACCGCCCTCGACCACCAGTCTGATGCGGCATTGATCATCGTGGAGGGGACCTTCGCTCTCACCCTTCCCGAACTCACCCCGCCGGCCACGTGGACCGTGTACGTCGACACACCGGCTGACATTCGAATCGTCCGCAAAACCCTCCGCAAGCTCGAAGAGGGCAGAGACGTGAAACCCGGGCTGCTGGGCTATCTCGCCAGCGCCAGATCATACGCGCGTCATGTCCGACCCACACGCGACATGGCGCAACTCGTCCTCGACGGAACCCTCCCCCTGCCCGACCTCGTCGCACAGGTGGAGAAGCACCTCGCCGGAAACTGA
- a CDS encoding serine/threonine-protein kinase, translating to MPARPTPVYGALPEVDLLLGGRYRLRAPIGSGGTADVFRAVDQVLGREVAVKVFREGSDTVTVDRFCEEARTLARLSHRALVTVYDAGRHGQSAFMVTELIRGVSMRARISAGPLSPFQVTRLGADIASALDHVHAQGVIHHDVKPSNVLLGEDNSPHLADFGLSRPVNDHSHSAPDTLVGTLGYMAPEQFLGQGASTASDIYALGVTLLEAITGHREYQGTPVEIGTAHLLRPPRIPEWLPVDLARLLKAMTDQAPSTRPDAAAVHLRLQAITLAPPARTAASAAPEDTSTHRPPLPPIAGVGSRAAQARTPDPTKDGTTGRRRKALLGLTAVSLAGACVILLGGIPAGEDTQTTAPVREQPPASKDTEAAGPRVTPPAPPPASRASAIPQLPTVAPSTAPELPTHTRPDGSSSRRGEGRPAKEPGAAKSKDVPGKAKGKKDKGR from the coding sequence ATGCCGGCCCGGCCCACCCCCGTGTACGGAGCACTACCGGAAGTCGACCTTCTGCTCGGTGGTCGCTACCGACTTCGAGCCCCCATAGGCTCCGGTGGTACAGCGGACGTCTTCCGCGCCGTCGACCAAGTACTGGGGCGGGAGGTGGCCGTCAAGGTGTTTCGCGAGGGCTCGGACACGGTCACCGTCGACCGCTTCTGCGAGGAAGCTCGCACGCTCGCCCGCCTTTCCCACCGCGCCCTCGTCACTGTTTACGACGCTGGCCGCCATGGACAAAGCGCCTTCATGGTCACGGAGTTGATCCGCGGCGTCAGCATGCGCGCCCGAATCAGCGCGGGCCCCCTGAGCCCCTTCCAGGTGACACGGCTCGGTGCCGACATCGCATCAGCCCTCGACCATGTCCACGCCCAAGGCGTCATCCACCATGACGTGAAACCCTCCAATGTTCTTCTCGGGGAAGACAACTCCCCGCACCTGGCCGACTTCGGGCTGTCCAGGCCCGTGAACGACCATTCCCACAGCGCACCCGACACCCTGGTCGGCACCCTCGGCTACATGGCCCCGGAGCAGTTCCTCGGTCAAGGTGCCAGTACAGCCAGTGACATCTACGCCCTGGGAGTGACCCTCCTCGAAGCCATCACCGGCCATCGCGAATACCAGGGAACACCCGTGGAGATCGGCACCGCCCATCTCCTCCGTCCGCCCCGGATACCTGAATGGCTGCCCGTCGACCTCGCCCGCCTACTGAAGGCGATGACCGACCAGGCTCCCTCCACTCGCCCCGATGCCGCCGCCGTCCACCTGCGACTGCAGGCCATCACACTGGCACCGCCGGCCCGCACCGCGGCGAGCGCAGCCCCAGAAGACACCTCCACACATCGCCCACCATTGCCGCCTATCGCTGGAGTCGGCTCCCGTGCTGCACAAGCACGAACGCCCGATCCGACGAAAGATGGCACAACCGGCCGCCGCCGTAAGGCTCTCTTGGGCCTTACGGCGGTGAGCCTCGCCGGTGCCTGTGTGATCCTTCTCGGTGGCATCCCAGCGGGGGAGGATACGCAGACCACCGCCCCCGTCCGCGAGCAGCCACCGGCATCGAAGGACACCGAGGCGGCAGGCCCTCGGGTAACGCCGCCCGCGCCTCCGCCCGCCTCTCGGGCGTCAGCAATCCCACAGCTGCCAACTGTGGCGCCCTCCACCGCACCGGAACTCCCGACCCACACCCGCCCGGATGGCTCATCCTCGCGACGGGGCGAAGGCCGCCCTGCGAAGGAGCCGGGAGCAGCGAAGTCCAAAGACGTTCCCGGGAAGGCGAAGGGGAAGAAGGACAAAGGTCGGTGA
- a CDS encoding DUF397 domain-containing protein, whose product MQRTQAGGADRRAGQWSKSSHSGDASGNCVETCPQPGAVQVRDSKRNDEAGAPVLGFTTTAWAAFTAHTGGRH is encoded by the coding sequence GTGCAACGTACCCAGGCGGGCGGGGCGGACAGGCGCGCAGGGCAGTGGTCCAAGTCCTCGCACAGCGGTGACGCCAGTGGGAACTGTGTGGAGACCTGCCCCCAACCGGGCGCCGTCCAGGTTCGGGACTCCAAGCGCAACGACGAGGCCGGCGCTCCCGTCCTCGGATTCACCACCACGGCGTGGGCGGCGTTCACCGCACACACAGGTGGCCGCCACTGA
- a CDS encoding TetR/AcrR family transcriptional regulator produces the protein MSASGGATRLKLLEGALRTLVEQGIAKTSARSIATTAGVNQALVFYHFGSVDELLAAACVHGAEQRVSRYRERLAALDSLTELLTFARAMHAEERAAGQVAVLGQLLAAGQTAPALAAATSAGLALWIEELEAVLTRLLAATPLAAFADSAGLARAAAASFVGIELYEGVDPEGAARALDSLEQLAVLAQALEGLGPLSQRAVTHRLRRRTRD, from the coding sequence GTGAGCGCGTCCGGCGGGGCTACTCGTCTCAAACTCCTCGAAGGGGCCCTGCGCACGCTGGTCGAGCAGGGCATCGCCAAGACTTCGGCCCGCTCGATCGCGACGACCGCCGGGGTCAACCAGGCGCTGGTCTTCTACCACTTCGGTTCCGTCGACGAGCTCCTCGCCGCTGCCTGCGTGCACGGTGCCGAGCAGCGCGTCTCCCGCTACCGCGAGCGGCTCGCCGCCCTGGACTCCCTCACGGAACTCCTGACCTTCGCCCGCGCGATGCACGCCGAGGAACGGGCCGCCGGCCAGGTGGCCGTCCTCGGCCAGCTGCTGGCCGCCGGCCAGACCGCGCCCGCCCTCGCGGCCGCGACCTCAGCCGGGCTCGCGCTGTGGATCGAGGAGCTGGAGGCCGTCCTGACCCGGCTGCTCGCCGCGACTCCCCTGGCCGCCTTCGCCGACTCCGCCGGGCTGGCCCGCGCCGCGGCCGCCTCCTTCGTCGGAATCGAACTGTACGAGGGCGTCGATCCCGAAGGCGCCGCCCGCGCCCTGGACTCGCTCGAACAGCTCGCCGTCCTCGCTCAGGCCCTGGAAGGACTCGGCCCGCTGTCTCAACGAGCAGTCACCCACCGGCTGCGCCGCCGCACCCGAGACTGA
- a CDS encoding DUF4166 domain-containing protein, giving the protein MSSIFHTHMGADFGRLHPEIRRRFSVGLDSGEACVGRGMMERIRHGAPFVKPFLRLGGTRNILVPREGRHVPFVIENFPYVDSFGRETVTFVRTFQLPDGPHRFDATMVFSPERDCVLDYLGTHQHLASDLHMSAEPDGSLLIRSGEHRFREGPVDVRVPSLIAGEAEVRESFDESTGRFRIRVRVTNRHFGFLFGYEGSFTAEYVDAGGSGLRAGLRPVREEARA; this is encoded by the coding sequence GTGAGCTCGATCTTTCACACCCACATGGGCGCCGACTTCGGCCGCCTGCACCCGGAGATCCGGCGCCGATTCTCCGTCGGGCTCGACAGCGGCGAAGCCTGCGTCGGGCGCGGGATGATGGAACGGATCCGCCACGGTGCCCCTTTCGTCAAGCCGTTCCTCCGGCTCGGCGGGACACGCAACATCCTCGTCCCCCGCGAGGGACGCCATGTGCCCTTCGTCATCGAGAACTTCCCCTACGTGGACTCCTTCGGTCGCGAGACCGTCACCTTCGTGCGGACCTTCCAGCTGCCTGACGGCCCCCACCGCTTCGATGCCACGATGGTCTTCAGCCCCGAGCGCGACTGCGTCCTCGACTACCTCGGCACCCACCAGCACCTCGCCAGCGACCTCCACATGAGCGCCGAACCCGACGGCTCGCTCCTCATCCGCTCCGGCGAGCACCGCTTCCGCGAGGGCCCCGTCGACGTTCGCGTTCCGTCCCTGATCGCAGGCGAAGCCGAAGTCCGCGAGTCGTTCGACGAGAGCACCGGCCGCTTCCGGATCCGGGTGCGGGTGACCAACCGGCATTTCGGCTTCCTCTTCGGCTACGAGGGCTCCTTCACCGCCGAGTACGTCGACGCGGGCGGGAGCGGACTCCGCGCCGGCCTGCGGCCCGTCCGCGAGGAGGCCCGCGCGTGA
- a CDS encoding TetR/AcrR family transcriptional regulator: MAKERYHHGDLRGALLDAAETLVRERGADGWSLREASARVGVSPSAAYHHFGSRDALASALSEVVLARLGNRLRDTMDAAPEQGPERLAACGRAYVTWAVEDPAVARLVFRGGATTAQSAISPHPHEVLTAELNRLTDTGHLPAGARPGAEFVVWAAIHGLAVLLIDGLVHIDDRQGVEDQTERLVFATFNGLAQETAPESDRPMPTTTHTQRLTQSPAPGPAPHTPSP; the protein is encoded by the coding sequence ATGGCAAAGGAGCGATATCACCACGGGGACCTGCGCGGCGCGCTGCTCGACGCGGCGGAGACCCTCGTACGAGAGCGGGGTGCCGACGGCTGGTCACTGCGTGAGGCCTCGGCACGGGTCGGTGTCAGCCCCAGCGCCGCCTACCACCACTTCGGCTCGCGTGACGCACTCGCATCCGCCCTGTCCGAGGTCGTGCTGGCCCGGCTGGGAAATCGCCTGCGCGACACCATGGACGCGGCGCCGGAGCAGGGTCCCGAACGTCTCGCCGCATGCGGGCGCGCCTATGTCACCTGGGCCGTCGAGGACCCGGCCGTCGCCCGGCTCGTCTTCCGCGGCGGCGCCACAACGGCGCAGTCTGCCATCTCACCCCACCCGCACGAAGTGCTCACCGCCGAACTCAACCGTCTGACCGACACGGGCCACCTGCCCGCGGGGGCCCGCCCGGGCGCCGAATTCGTGGTTTGGGCCGCCATCCACGGCCTGGCTGTCCTGCTCATCGACGGTCTCGTACACATCGACGACCGGCAAGGCGTCGAAGACCAGACCGAACGTCTGGTCTTCGCCACCTTCAACGGCCTGGCGCAGGAAACCGCCCCTGAGTCGGACCGGCCCATGCCCACCACCACGCACACACAGCGCCTCACCCAGAGCCCGGCCCCCGGCCCGGCACCACACACGCCCTCACCCTGA
- a CDS encoding MBL fold metallo-hydrolase codes for MIPDRRVELVPNIGIVLGEKAALVIDTGIGPRNGALVLEQARRLAGDRRLYLTLTHFHPEHGFGAQAFKGAATIVYNSGQRAELRRKGAGYLGMFKGLSPAVAAELEGVELVDPDLVYEGEAEIDLGGRTVLLREVGPAHTGSDQIVLVDDRVLFAGDLLETHIFPIAPYFPPHDTDMDGEGWIGVLDQLAALAPQTIVPGHGEVTDASLIHDVRDYLTYVRDEALRLRERGATADKTATTIAENARTRWPSWERPEWIGLAARAFYDTNAPA; via the coding sequence GTGATCCCGGACCGCCGCGTCGAGTTGGTCCCCAACATCGGCATCGTCCTCGGGGAGAAGGCCGCGCTGGTCATCGACACCGGCATCGGCCCCCGCAACGGTGCACTGGTGCTGGAGCAGGCCCGGCGCCTGGCCGGCGACCGCCGCCTGTACCTGACCCTCACCCACTTCCATCCTGAGCACGGCTTCGGCGCGCAGGCGTTCAAGGGTGCCGCCACGATCGTCTACAACAGCGGCCAGCGCGCCGAACTGCGGCGCAAGGGAGCCGGCTACCTCGGCATGTTCAAGGGCCTGAGCCCCGCAGTCGCCGCCGAACTCGAAGGAGTCGAACTGGTCGACCCCGATCTGGTCTACGAGGGCGAGGCCGAGATCGACCTCGGAGGCCGTACCGTGCTGCTGCGTGAGGTCGGTCCCGCGCACACCGGCTCCGACCAGATCGTCCTTGTGGACGACCGGGTGCTGTTCGCCGGCGATCTGCTGGAGACCCATATCTTCCCGATCGCGCCGTACTTCCCGCCCCACGACACCGACATGGACGGCGAAGGCTGGATCGGCGTGCTCGACCAGCTCGCCGCACTCGCCCCGCAGACCATCGTTCCCGGCCACGGCGAGGTCACCGACGCCTCGCTCATCCACGACGTCCGCGACTACCTCACCTACGTCCGCGACGAGGCCCTGCGGCTGCGCGAGCGCGGCGCCACCGCCGACAAGACGGCCACCACCATCGCCGAGAACGCCCGTACCCGCTGGCCTTCCTGGGAACGCCCCGAGTGGATCGGCCTCGCCGCCCGCGCCTTCTACGACACCAACGCACCGGCCTGA
- a CDS encoding carboxymuconolactone decarboxylase family protein, giving the protein MPRQSPGARHHGLREDLRRPRTRRRPLLRHPHRHPVRRGGAARRRRSAWSHPALTGRNRSSAIITALATRGVNGDRLLTHLAPARRHGLDDQALTTLMTLLAGYIGYPRASQAMETVHTTHPATPQDTIVGQVREYDDREQFLTGIAVVLDGLTHLH; this is encoded by the coding sequence GTGCCCAGGCAATCGCCGGGAGCACGGCATCACGGCCTACGCGAGGATCTTCGACGTCCCCGAACAAGACGTCGCCCACTCCTTCGCCACCCGCATCGGCACCCCGTTCGCCGAGGAGGCGCTGCACGCCGCCGGCGGAGCGCCTGGTCACATCCCGCTCTCACTGGACGCAACCGCAGCAGCGCCATCATCACCGCCCTGGCCACCCGAGGGGTCAACGGGGACCGCCTTCTCACCCACCTGGCGCCGGCGCGACGCCACGGACTCGACGACCAGGCGCTCACCACCCTCATGACCCTGCTGGCCGGCTACATCGGGTACCCCCGAGCCTCCCAGGCCATGGAGACCGTCCACACCACGCACCCCGCCACCCCGCAGGACACCATCGTCGGCCAGGTCAGGGAGTACGACGACCGCGAGCAGTTCCTCACCGGCATCGCCGTCGTCCTCGACGGCCTCACCCACCTGCATTGA